Proteins encoded by one window of Panicum virgatum strain AP13 chromosome 7N, P.virgatum_v5, whole genome shotgun sequence:
- the LOC120682160 gene encoding uncharacterized protein LOC120682160 produces MELGSHHHLAARSCSYTATYTHCSIGFSPLVRAGRIRAAAEGGDGGSDRRRRGASLAADGPRVVEVTATPVAAGAAGSAGFRARDAELAMWDKLGAVVRLSYGIGIYGAMALTGRFICQMAGIDCTGGFHPSLTALVQGLGYAAPPIMALLFILDDEVVKYSPHARAIRDVEDEELRSFFYGMEPWQFMLVVTASSIGEELFYRAAIQGALADIFLRSTELMKDARGIASLSGIVPPLVPFAQTFAAVITAALTGSLYYIATAPKDPTYVVTPAMRSRSGRENLKKLFAAWYERRQMRKIYSPLLEGILAFYLGFEWIQTDNILAPMITHGIYSAVVLGHGLWKIHDHRRRLRQRIQQVRSQGKSSDTL; encoded by the exons ATGGAGCTGGGGAGCCACCACCACCTGGCCGCGCGCAGCTGCAGCTACACCGCCACCTACACCCACTGCTCCATCGGCTTCTCCCCCCTGGTCCGcgccggccggatccgcgcggcggccgagggaggcgacggcggctccGACCGCCGCCGGAGGGGCGCCAGCCTCGCCGCCGATGGCCCCAGGGTCGTCGAGGTCACCGCGacccccgtcgccgccggggcGGCCGGGAGCGCGGGCTTCCGGGCCCGGGACGCCGAGCTCGCCATGTGGGACAAGCTCGGGGCGGTCGTCAGGCTCAGCTATGGCATTG GGATTTACGGAGCCATGGCGCTCACCGGGAGATTCATATGCCAAATGGCCGGGATAGACTGCACGGGGGGCTTCCACCCCTCGCTCACGGCGCTCGTCCAGGGGCTTGGCTATGCAGCTCCGCCAATCATGGCTCTGCTGTTCATCCTCGAT GATGAAGTTGTCAAATATTCGCCTCATGCGCGCGCCATCAGAGATGTGGAGGATGAGGAGCTTCGCAgcttcttctatggcatggaacCATGGCAG TTCATGCTCGTCGTGACTGCTAGCTCAATTGGTGAGGAGCTCTTCTACCGTGCAGCTATTCAG GGAGCATTAGCTGATATTTTCCTGAGGAGCACGGAGCTCATGAAAGACGCTCGAGGGATTGCATCCCTG AGCGGAATTGTTCCTCCTTTGGTTCCATTTGCTCAAACGTTCGCAGCAGTCATCACTGCAGCCCTCACAGGATCCCTCTACTATATCGCCACCGCTCCGAAAG ACCCTACTTATGTGGTAACACCAGCAATGCGTTCGCGATCGGGGCGCGAGAACCTCAAGAAACTATTTGCAG CTTGGTACGAGAGGAGGCAAATGAGGAAGATATACTCCCCGCTTCTAGAAGGAATCTTGGCTTTCTACCTTGGCTTCGAATGGATCCAG ACCGACAATATTCTGGCGCCTATGATCACCCACGGCATATACTCCGCCGTTGTCCTTGGCCATGGGCTCTGGAAAATCCACGACCACAGGAGAAGACTACGGCAGAGGATTCAGCAGGTCAGAAGCCAAGGGAAAAGTTCAGACACATTGTAA